The following coding sequences lie in one Glycine max cultivar Williams 82 chromosome 19, Glycine_max_v4.0, whole genome shotgun sequence genomic window:
- the FAD2-2A gene encoding LOW QUALITY PROTEIN: omega-6 fatty acid desaturase, endoplasmic reticulum isozyme 2 (The sequence of the model RefSeq protein was modified relative to this genomic sequence to represent the inferred CDS: inserted 1 base in 1 codon) yields MKRVPIEKPPFTLSQIKKAIPPHFFQRSVLRSFSYLIYDLTIAFCLYYIATDYFHNLPHPLTFLAWPIYWAVQGFTLAGLWVIAHDCGHHAFRDYQLLDDNVGLVLHSALLVPYFSWKYSHRRHHSNTGSLERDEVFVPKQKSSIKWLSKYLNNPPGRVFTLAVTITLGWPMYLTFNVSCSMLWTFSSCQAKGLAWVVYVYGFPMLVVNGXLVTILQHTHAALPHYNFSEWDWLRGALATVVDRDYGILNKVLHNITGTHVVHHLFSTMPHYHAMDATKAIKPILGEYYRFDETPFVKAMWREARECIYVEPDTENKGVFWYNNKL; encoded by the exons ATGAAACGGGTGCCAATTGAAAAACCTCCATTTACTCTCAGCCAAATCAAGAAGGCTATTCCACCACACTTTTTCCAGCGTTCTGTTCTGCGCTCATTCTCATATCTCATTTATGACCTTACCATAGCCTTCTGCCTCTATTACATTGCCACCGATTACTTCCACAACCTTCCTCATCCTCTCACTTTCTTGGCATGGCCAATCTATTGGGCTGTGCAAGGATTCACCCTAGCTGGTCTTTGGGTCATTGCACATGACTGTGGCCACCATGCATTCAGAGATTACCAACTTCTTGATGATAACGTTGGCCTTGTTCTCCACTCTGCTCTATTAGTCCCATACTTTTCATGGAAATACAGCCATCGCCGTCACCACTCCAACACAGGTTCTCTTGAGCGAGATGAAGTGTTTGTACCAAAGCAGAAGTCTAGTATCAAGTGGCTATCTAAATACCTAAACAATCCACCAGGGAGAGTTTTCACACTTGCTGTTACCATCACACTCGGTTGGCCCATGTACCTAACTTTCAATGTTTCTTGTAGTATGCTATGGACTTTTTCGTCTTGTCAGGCAAAAGGGCTTGCCTGGGTGGTTTATGTTTATGGATTTCCAATGCTTGTGGTCAATG TGTTGGTCACAATCTTGCAGCACACTCACGCTGCATTGCCGCACTACAATTTCTCTGAGTGGGACTGGCTCAGAGGAGCTTTAGCAACAGTAGTGGATAGAGATTATGGAATCCTGAATAAGGTTCTCCATAATATTACAGGCACACATGTGGTGCATCACTTGTTCTCCACAATGCCACATTATCATGCAATGGACGCTACAAAGGCAATAAAGCCCATTTTGGGAGAGTATTATCGGTTTGACGAGACCCCATTTGTCAAGGCAATGTGGAGAGAGGCAAGAGAGTGTATTTATGTGGAACCAGATACTGAGAACAAAGGTGTATTTTGGTACAACAATAAGTTGTGA
- the FAD2-2B gene encoding fatty acid desaturase-2 isoform X1 — MGAGGRTAVPPANRKSEADPLKRVPFEKPQFSLSQIKKAIPPHCFQRSVLRSFSYVVYDLTIAFCLYYVATHYFHLLPGPLSFVAWPIYWAVQGCILTGVWVIAHECGHHAFSDYQLLDDIVGLILHSALLVPYFSWKYSHRRHHSNTGSLERDEVFVPKQKSSIMWYSKYLNNPPGRVLTLAVTLTLGWPLYLAFNVSGRPYDRFACHYDPYGPIYSDRERLQIYISDAGVLAVCYGLFCLAMAKGLAWVVCVYGVPLLVVNGFLVLITFLQHTHPALPHYTSSEWDWLRGALATVDRDYGILNKVFHNITDTHVAHHLFSTMPHYHAMEATKAIKPILGEYYRFDGTPFVKAMWREARECIYVEPDQSTQSKGVFWYNNKL; from the coding sequence ATGGGGGCTGGTGGCCGAACTGCTGTTCCTCCTGCCAACAGGAAGTCAGAGGCTGACCCTTTGAAGCGGGTACCATTTGAAAAACCTCAGTTTAGTCTCAGCCAGATTAAGAAGGCCATTCCACCTCACTGTTTCCAGCGCTCTGTTCTCCGCTCATTCTCCTATGTTGTTTATGACCTCACCATAGCCTTCTGCCTCTATTATGTTGCCACCCATTACTTCCACCTCCTTCCCGGTCCTCTCTCTTTCGTGGCATGGCCAATCTATTGGGCTGTCCAGGGTTGCATCCTTACTGGTGTTTGGGTCATTGCCCATGAGTGTGGTCACCATGCATTCAGTGACTACCAGCTGCTTGATGATATTGTTGGCCTTATCCTCCACTCCGCTCTCCTAGTCCCGTACTTTTCATGGAAATACAGCCATCGCCGTCACCACTCCAACACAGGTTCTCTTGAGCGAGATGAAGTATTTGTGCCAAAGCAGAAGTCCAGTATCATGTGGTACTCTAAATACCTTAACAATCCACCAGGCAGAGTCCTCACTCTTGCCGTCACCCTCACGCTTGGTTGGCCCTTGTACTTGGCTTTTAATGTTTCTGGAAGGCCTTATGATAGATTTGCTTGCCACTATGACCCTTATGGTCCCATTTACTCTGACCGAGAACgacttcaaatatatatatcagaTGCAGGAGTACTTGCAGTATGCTATGGCCTTTTCTGTCTTGCCATGGCAAAAGGGCTTGCCTGGGTGGTGTGTGTTTATGGAGTTCCATTGCTTGTGGTCAATGGATTTTTGGTGTTGATTACATTTTTGCAGCACACTCACCCTGCATTGCCACACTACACTTCCTCTGAGTGGGACTGGTTGAGAGGAGCTTTAGCAACAGTGGATAGAGATTATGGAATCCTGAACAAGGTCTTCCATAATATTACAGACACTCATGTAGCTCATCACTTGTTCTCCACAATGCCACATTATCATGCAATGGAGGCGACAAAGGCAATAAAGCCCATCTTGGGAGAGTATTATCGGTTTGATGGGACTCCATTTGTCAAGGCAATGTGGAGAGAGGCAAGAGAGTGTATTTATGTGGAGCCAGATCAAAGTACTCAGAGCAAAGGTGTATTTTGGTACAACAATAAGTTGTGA